The Anastrepha ludens isolate Willacy chromosome X, idAnaLude1.1, whole genome shotgun sequence genome includes a window with the following:
- the LOC128870243 gene encoding uncharacterized protein LOC128870243 has protein sequence MANPEGQTPGFDSVEVVRSYRVIKCDDQFSLHFLTNVIGKIQNSWEGLKLKLIPASEIPRRPRARIWVPNMEFDANQLIPYLQAHNRSVLMTDWSIIKAEAPQRHSRSFLPLITEESLGPLEKVGNKLQFGIRKTQLKIFRSANPEEEQDEVDGANELLTGMQLDDTESEKGNQ, from the coding sequence ATGGCGAACCCGGAGGGCCAAACACCAGGTTTCGACTCGGTGGAGGTAGTCCGCAGCTACCGTGTCATTAAATGCGATGACCAATTCTCACTGCATTTCTTGACAAACGTGATTGGTAAAATCCAGAACAGCTGGGAAGGCTTGAAACTCAAGCTAATTCCGGCTAGCGAGATTCCACGaaggccgagggctcgcatctgggTACCAAACATGGAGTTTGATGCCAATCAACTAATCCCCTACCTTCAGGCGCATAATCGCTCGGTGCTGATGACCGATTGgtcgatcatcaaagcggaggctccgcaaaggCACAGCAGATCATTCCTCCCTCTAATTACAGAAGAGAGTCTGGGACCACTGGAGAAAGTGGGAAACAAACTTCAGTTTGGAATCAGGAAGACCCAGTTGAAGATATTCCGTTCTGCAAACCCGGAAGAGGAGCAGGATGAGGTCGATGGTGCCAACGAACTGCTGACTGGCATGCAGCTAGATGACACCGAATCCGAAAAAGGAAACCAGTAA